A part of Aegilops tauschii subsp. strangulata cultivar AL8/78 chromosome 2, Aet v6.0, whole genome shotgun sequence genomic DNA contains:
- the LOC141040894 gene encoding uncharacterized protein, with amino-acid sequence MCKPARWRDVQKFTDCLASVSWFLNGLGEMALPLYQLMKKTTPFKWNDQDDEDFRDLKRMLSTAPVLAAPAEKEPPLLYIAATSRSVSTVMVVERPEKGKIQAVQRPVYYLSEVLSASK; translated from the coding sequence atgTGCAAGCCGGCCCGGTGgcgcgatgtccagaagttcaccgactgcttggcctcggtcagcTGGTTCCTCAACGGGCTGGGCGAGATGGCCTTGCCCCTGtatcagctgatgaagaagacgacgccgTTCAAATGGAACGACCAGGATGACGAAGATTTCAGGgacctcaagcgcatgctctccaccgcaccCGTCCTGGCCGCGCCGGCCGAGAAGGAGCCGCCATTGCTCTACATTGCCGCAACCTCGCGGTCGGTCAGCACAGTGATGGTGGTTGAGCGACCAGAGAAGGGCAAGATCCAAGCCGTCCAGCGCCCTGTCTACTACCTAAGTGAGGTGCTCTCCGCCTCCAAGTAG